A genomic segment from Candidatus Poribacteria bacterium encodes:
- a CDS encoding TVP38/TMEM64 family protein: MCKVIGRLRSVSVHKKRFLVFLPVILVGLVLLGVYHKQVWDYLLELTAAFHSLETARAYIASYGALAPVVSAVLMIFQSVIAPLPAFLITFANGLLFGVWWGAALSWSSAMLGATLCFFIARLLGRPVIVRLLSESAVNTSDQFFQRYGKHAVLIARLVPVISFDAISYGAGLTGMRFLWFGIATGIGQLPATLLYSYLGDRVTGSIKALFWGFGIVIAVSIIIGLVKHREKQ, from the coding sequence ATGTGTAAAGTCATAGGCAGACTCCGTTCGGTTTCCGTCCATAAAAAGCGTTTCCTTGTGTTTTTGCCTGTGATACTGGTTGGTTTAGTACTTCTCGGGGTCTACCACAAACAGGTTTGGGATTATCTTCTTGAACTCACCGCTGCTTTTCACAGTCTCGAAACAGCACGGGCGTACATCGCGAGTTATGGAGCACTTGCGCCTGTTGTGTCAGCAGTCCTGATGATTTTTCAGAGTGTGATTGCTCCTTTGCCAGCATTCCTGATCACCTTTGCAAACGGATTGCTGTTTGGTGTTTGGTGGGGCGCAGCGTTGTCCTGGAGCAGTGCGATGCTGGGGGCTACCCTCTGTTTTTTTATCGCGCGCCTCCTCGGGCGCCCTGTCATTGTTAGATTATTAAGTGAATCTGCCGTCAACACATCTGACCAGTTTTTTCAACGATACGGCAAACATGCAGTCCTCATCGCACGGTTGGTTCCAGTCATCTCTTTTGACGCTATCAGTTACGGTGCGGGACTCACTGGCATGCGGTTTTTATGGTTTGGCATTGCCACCGGAATTGGACAATTGCCAGCGACGCTACTTTATTCCTACCTCGGTGATCGCGTGACTGGAAGTATCAAGGCACTGTTTTGGGGGTTCGGGATCGTCATAGCGGTTTCAATTATAATCGGACTCGTAAAACACCGAGAAAAGCAGTAG
- a CDS encoding 3-hydroxyacyl-CoA dehydrogenase family protein, producing MTIHNISHIAVIGAGLMGHGIAQEFASAGYHVRLHDVTDEQLQTARTQIEKNLDVLAENAVIEKGSIPSTLQRIQTATELATVAENADFVIEAVTENLPLKQQIFEELDAICPPHTILASNTTALMPSQIGVNAKRKDKILNTHYFNPPYLIPLVELIRSPDTSDETVAVTFELLTAIGKTPAIIEKEALGFVGPRLQAALIREAFSIVERGIASAETVDLVVRNSFGRRLSVAGPFEVFELAGWDLVLAAFEELYKDLNSSADINPLLRQMVESGKFGVKSKEGFYDWTDEKVQALRDKMNQALIQQAKDV from the coding sequence GTGACAATTCATAACATTTCCCACATCGCAGTCATCGGCGCGGGCTTGATGGGACACGGCATCGCGCAAGAGTTCGCAAGTGCAGGCTATCACGTGCGTTTGCATGATGTCACCGACGAACAACTTCAAACGGCACGCACGCAAATAGAGAAAAATCTCGATGTGCTTGCAGAAAATGCCGTTATTGAAAAGGGGAGTATCCCTTCAACGCTGCAGCGGATTCAGACTGCCACCGAACTCGCAACAGTCGCCGAAAATGCCGACTTTGTTATTGAAGCCGTCACTGAGAATCTGCCACTCAAGCAGCAGATATTTGAAGAATTAGATGCGATATGCCCGCCCCACACGATTCTGGCAAGCAATACAACAGCATTAATGCCGAGCCAAATCGGCGTAAACGCGAAACGCAAGGATAAGATACTCAATACCCACTATTTTAATCCACCCTATCTGATTCCATTGGTTGAACTGATTCGCAGTCCCGATACCTCTGATGAAACAGTTGCTGTGACGTTTGAACTCCTAACGGCTATCGGTAAAACCCCGGCAATTATTGAGAAAGAGGCGCTCGGTTTTGTCGGCCCGCGGTTGCAAGCCGCCCTGATTCGTGAAGCGTTCTCTATTGTAGAGCGAGGCATTGCCAGCGCAGAAACTGTGGACCTCGTCGTACGGAATAGTTTCGGACGAAGACTCAGTGTCGCCGGTCCCTTTGAGGTTTTTGAACTCGCAGGTTGGGACCTCGTGCTTGCCGCCTTTGAAGAGCTCTATAAGGACCTCAATAGTTCGGCTGACATCAATCCGCTTCTCCGACAAATGGTTGAATCAGGCAAGTTCGGTGTGAAGTCTAAGGAGGGTTTCTACGATTGGACAGATGAGAAGGTGCAAGCACTTCGGGACAAGATGAATCAGGCATTGATACAGCAGGCAAAAGATGTGTAA
- the rsmI gene encoding 16S rRNA (cytidine(1402)-2'-O)-methyltransferase, whose amino-acid sequence MNTPPGTLYLVSTPIGNLEDITLRALRILEEVDLIAAEDTRQTRRLLTHYDIQTPLTSYFEGNEQSKSDKLIARLQTGEAIALVSDAGTPIISDPGYPLLRACIAAEIPIVPIPGASAAIAAASISGLPLHNFTFEGFLSPKSGKRKRQLSALAAEGRTLILFESPHRLCRFLEDVLEVMGERDIVVTRELTKQFEEIFRGQVSAALEKFQSTTPRGEFTIVIAGERRKSDNS is encoded by the coding sequence ATGAACACGCCACCCGGCACACTTTACCTCGTGAGTACACCGATCGGGAATTTAGAGGATATTACCTTGCGTGCGCTACGCATCCTTGAAGAGGTAGACCTCATCGCTGCTGAGGATACGCGTCAGACACGTCGCCTGCTAACGCATTATGATATTCAAACACCACTGACAAGCTACTTTGAAGGTAACGAGCAATCAAAATCTGATAAACTGATTGCACGCTTGCAAACAGGCGAAGCAATTGCCCTTGTTTCAGATGCTGGTACGCCTATTATTTCCGATCCGGGGTATCCGCTCCTACGCGCATGCATCGCCGCAGAAATCCCAATCGTTCCCATTCCCGGTGCATCAGCAGCCATCGCCGCAGCATCCATCTCTGGGCTGCCCTTACACAACTTTACCTTTGAAGGTTTTCTCTCTCCAAAATCAGGGAAAAGAAAACGTCAATTGAGTGCCCTCGCTGCTGAAGGACGAACGTTAATTCTTTTTGAGTCCCCGCATCGACTCTGTCGTTTCCTTGAAGATGTTCTTGAAGTGATGGGTGAACGCGACATCGTTGTCACGCGCGAGTTGACGAAACAGTTTGAGGAGATCTTCCGCGGACAGGTCAGTGCTGCATTGGAAAAATTTCAGAGTACCACACCGCGGGGCGAATTTACGATCGTTATTGCCGGTGAAAGGAGAAAAAGTGACAATTCATAA
- a CDS encoding trypsin-like peptidase domain-containing protein gives MKQIFRSVVRNYTSSAILAMFLLFTLVINANAQHDWTEQVAAYKPMVVNVETSSEVVFETEVKGTNFATGFVVDAEHGIIATNRHVTGSSPSYVKINFHDGSFTEARILYYDPTHDFGFYQIDPAEVDFELKAVELGEWDSLSLGDELLLIGNNEKEEYTIKFGRITNLNVNKGDRHSSYIHTTFDRTGGSSGSPVWNTEGKVIAIHARGTDTSSFELPIDYLYDALELIRNKMSIQRGEIGVDLELVSIGEAIKHFNFPAALRKEIGPSKAGTPKVIQIESIVPRTTGEADLRASDIIYRINGELIKDDLYTFDAVLNQNVGKSVNLDLYRNGENLSIDVPVEDLEAKKVSRFVRFGGAIFHDITPQLRRILFLEADGVYLPHAVAGSSFSRVGLQERNGNSKVVILDINGKQIRNLDDFIEACKTITDGQHTYVVVRDFNLFDSSPTPKSLTVNLKFGPLQQFEWSQEVLDWKETGDK, from the coding sequence ATGAAACAAATTTTTAGAAGTGTGGTTAGAAACTACACAAGCAGTGCAATTTTGGCGATGTTCCTGCTCTTTACGCTGGTTATAAACGCCAATGCCCAACACGATTGGACAGAACAGGTTGCCGCCTACAAACCGATGGTGGTAAATGTCGAAACCTCCTCAGAGGTCGTCTTTGAAACGGAAGTGAAGGGCACAAATTTTGCCACCGGTTTTGTTGTGGATGCGGAGCACGGTATTATCGCCACGAACCGCCATGTCACCGGCAGCAGCCCTTCTTACGTCAAAATTAACTTTCACGACGGTAGTTTTACGGAAGCGCGCATTCTCTACTACGATCCGACACACGACTTCGGGTTTTATCAAATTGATCCTGCCGAGGTCGATTTTGAACTCAAGGCGGTTGAACTCGGCGAATGGGATTCCCTCTCTCTTGGTGATGAACTTTTACTCATTGGGAACAACGAGAAAGAGGAATATACCATCAAATTCGGAAGAATTACGAACCTCAATGTTAACAAAGGGGACCGGCATTCCAGTTACATTCACACCACGTTTGACCGGACGGGTGGCTCAAGTGGAAGCCCCGTCTGGAATACCGAAGGCAAAGTTATCGCTATTCATGCGCGCGGCACGGATACCTCCAGTTTTGAACTGCCAATCGACTATCTCTACGATGCGCTTGAATTGATTCGGAACAAAATGTCAATCCAACGCGGCGAAATCGGTGTGGATCTGGAACTCGTCTCTATTGGTGAAGCCATCAAACATTTTAATTTTCCCGCCGCTCTGCGAAAAGAGATTGGTCCCTCCAAAGCCGGGACACCCAAGGTCATCCAAATTGAATCCATTGTCCCGCGGACGACCGGTGAAGCCGACCTTCGCGCATCTGATATTATCTATCGTATCAATGGTGAACTTATCAAGGACGATCTCTATACCTTCGATGCTGTCCTGAATCAGAACGTTGGAAAAAGCGTCAATTTAGACCTCTATCGGAATGGGGAAAATCTGAGCATTGATGTCCCTGTGGAAGATTTGGAGGCAAAAAAGGTCAGTCGTTTTGTCAGGTTTGGTGGCGCGATCTTTCACGATATTACACCGCAGCTGCGTCGCATACTTTTTTTGGAAGCCGACGGTGTTTATTTACCCCATGCCGTTGCTGGTAGTAGTTTCTCGCGGGTCGGTTTGCAGGAGCGGAATGGGAACTCTAAGGTCGTTATCCTTGATATAAACGGAAAACAGATCCGTAACTTAGACGACTTCATTGAGGCGTGCAAGACGATTACCGATGGACAGCACACTTATGTTGTCGTTCGTGATTTCAATCTATTCGACAGTTCGCCGACACCGAAAAGTTTAACGGTCAATCTCAAATTTGGTCCATTGCAACAATTTGAATGGAGTCAAGAGGTATTGGACTGGAAAGAGACAGGTGATAAATAG
- a CDS encoding acetamidase/formamidase family protein — protein sequence MATHHFEPTVYYTAIGAHEPVLHIESGDTVFTTTVDNAGYDANDTQVTERGNPQTGPFYIESAEPGDTLSVHFDRIVPNRSIGRTAMVVAPNVLDPHYVASEMPEGGLAEWHVDVEKWTATLMTPETQLGKLTLPLEPMVGCFGVAPPRGQAISTATSSTHGGNMDYRGFQEGVTVYFPVFVSGALFYLGDGHAVQGDGEIVGTGIEISFDVQFTVEVLKGKGINWPRAENSDYILTAGNARPLDQAVQHATTELLRWLGELGLEKSAAHILLGQAVEYDMGNVFDPAYTMVCKIKKSILQDIGIM from the coding sequence ATGGCGACACATCACTTTGAACCAACGGTCTATTATACGGCGATTGGCGCGCATGAACCGGTACTCCATATCGAGAGCGGCGACACCGTCTTCACAACTACCGTGGACAACGCAGGGTACGATGCCAACGATACACAGGTCACTGAAAGAGGCAATCCACAGACGGGTCCTTTTTATATCGAATCGGCAGAACCGGGGGATACACTATCCGTTCATTTCGATCGGATCGTCCCGAACCGTTCGATCGGACGGACGGCTATGGTCGTTGCGCCCAATGTTTTGGATCCGCACTATGTAGCATCCGAGATGCCGGAAGGCGGTCTCGCAGAGTGGCACGTGGATGTAGAGAAATGGACAGCGACATTGATGACCCCAGAGACGCAGTTGGGTAAACTCACACTGCCGCTTGAACCGATGGTCGGATGTTTCGGAGTGGCACCACCTCGTGGGCAGGCGATTTCGACAGCTACCTCCTCTACACACGGCGGAAATATGGATTATCGCGGTTTTCAGGAAGGTGTCACCGTCTACTTTCCCGTTTTTGTCTCCGGCGCGCTCTTCTACCTCGGCGATGGACACGCCGTGCAGGGTGACGGCGAAATCGTCGGGACCGGTATCGAAATCTCTTTCGACGTTCAGTTTACGGTTGAAGTGCTGAAAGGGAAAGGCATCAACTGGCCCCGCGCCGAAAATAGTGATTACATCCTGACAGCAGGCAACGCGCGTCCGTTAGATCAGGCAGTGCAGCACGCGACGACGGAACTACTCCGGTGGTTGGGTGAACTCGGTTTGGAGAAAAGTGCAGCACACATCCTTTTAGGACAAGCGGTAGAGTACGATATGGGTAACGTGTTCGATCCAGCGTATACGATGGTCTGCAAAATCAAAAAGTCGATATTACAAGATATCGGGATTATGTAA
- a CDS encoding PIN domain-containing protein encodes MTYKASDVRYYNFTPQDKLFLDSNIWLYLYGPPKRRSYWRSIYASVFNRILRAKSRIYIDVLVVSEFINAYARLKWRDASSYPNTFKTFRSSSYFKPVAEDIAADVELVLSSCSKVESSFRALPMNALLADYATGNLDFNDQVITEICKSNGFTLITNDGDFKTQEIAILTANSNLL; translated from the coding sequence ATGACATATAAGGCATCTGATGTCCGGTACTATAACTTCACCCCACAAGATAAACTGTTTCTGGATTCTAATATCTGGTTGTATCTATACGGACCGCCGAAACGGAGATCTTATTGGCGGTCTATCTACGCAAGCGTCTTTAACCGTATTTTGAGAGCAAAAAGCCGAATTTATATTGATGTGCTTGTTGTTTCAGAATTCATTAACGCTTATGCTCGGTTGAAATGGAGAGATGCCTCATCCTATCCGAACACCTTCAAAACTTTTCGCAGCAGTTCGTATTTTAAACCAGTTGCTGAAGATATTGCTGCTGATGTTGAGTTAGTTCTGAGTTCTTGTTCAAAGGTAGAAAGCAGCTTCAGAGCGTTACCAATGAACGCTCTGCTCGCTGATTATGCCACCGGTAATTTAGACTTTAACGATCAGGTCATAACTGAAATCTGCAAAAGCAACGGATTCACCTTAATAACAAACGATGGCGATTTTAAAACTCAGGAAATCGCGATCCTGACCGCGAATTCTAATCTTCTTTAG
- a CDS encoding STAS-like domain-containing protein translates to MSENIRISMFEVVGSPFCVASDDGEKVHKHLAAALRADQEVVLSFHNVTALTTPFLTAAVGELYGTFSEEKIRSLLKVEDIAPDDLAFLDRVTRNAKLYFKDPQRFNQIFQEVLEDDDYDI, encoded by the coding sequence ATGTCAGAAAATATTAGAATATCCATGTTTGAAGTCGTGGGCAGCCCTTTCTGCGTTGCTTCCGACGATGGCGAGAAGGTTCATAAACACCTTGCCGCTGCGCTGAGGGCGGATCAAGAGGTTGTCCTCTCGTTTCACAACGTCACAGCATTAACAACGCCTTTCCTCACTGCTGCAGTTGGTGAATTGTACGGAACATTCAGTGAGGAAAAGATCCGTTCTCTACTGAAAGTGGAAGATATAGCACCAGACGACCTCGCTTTCCTGGACCGCGTCACTCGTAATGCCAAATTGTATTTCAAGGATCCGCAGAGATTCAATCAAATATTTCAAGAGGTGTTAGAGGATGATGACTATGACATATAA
- a CDS encoding SDR family NAD(P)-dependent oxidoreductase — translation MPTDKDLGFFATDVSFTDKSAIVTGSSRGIGRAIAIELARQGADVLINYNQNRDAAESVQQEVEALGRKAVIIQADISDLDAHERLLNTAHDAFGKVDILINNAGITRIADILEETPEQFDLIVNTNLKATHFLTQRVANYMVANEIRGCIIYTLSISDIMASDNRTAYCISKAGLEMSMRAFAGRLAAHGIKVNGIAAGVIDTDLSRVRIPDYEEAAEKGYIFMVRAGAPEDVAHATISAMKLYDTGVVLPAAGGVMTPLLNLRSMAELDMNKS, via the coding sequence ATGCCAACAGATAAAGACCTTGGATTTTTCGCAACAGACGTTTCATTCACAGACAAGTCCGCAATCGTAACTGGCTCCAGTCGAGGCATCGGGCGCGCAATCGCCATCGAATTGGCACGCCAAGGTGCCGACGTGCTTATCAACTACAACCAAAACCGTGATGCCGCTGAATCCGTGCAACAAGAGGTGGAAGCACTCGGCAGGAAAGCGGTTATCATCCAAGCCGACATCAGCGACCTTGATGCACATGAAAGATTGCTTAACACCGCACACGATGCCTTCGGAAAAGTTGATATCCTCATCAATAACGCTGGTATCACCCGCATCGCTGATATTCTTGAGGAGACCCCGGAACAGTTTGATCTGATCGTCAATACGAACCTCAAGGCAACCCATTTCCTCACACAACGCGTCGCAAACTACATGGTAGCAAACGAGATCCGCGGGTGCATTATCTACACGCTCTCGATTTCCGATATCATGGCATCCGACAACCGTACAGCCTACTGTATCTCAAAAGCAGGATTGGAGATGAGCATGCGTGCCTTTGCTGGACGATTGGCGGCGCACGGGATTAAGGTCAACGGCATCGCTGCAGGGGTGATTGATACGGACCTCTCGCGCGTCCGTATCCCGGATTATGAGGAGGCGGCGGAGAAAGGCTACATCTTTATGGTCCGCGCGGGTGCGCCTGAAGATGTTGCACACGCCACCATTTCTGCGATGAAACTTTACGATACGGGGGTCGTCCTCCCCGCTGCTGGCGGCGTGATGACACCGTTATTGAATCTCAGATCTATGGCGGAATTGGATATGAATAAATCTTAG
- a CDS encoding ABC transporter permease, whose protein sequence is MEPTIETGEEVKDAGEVGQLSYRQLIWRRFRKNRMGLIAGVLLLLFYILAIGADFFAPYHYNEINMRLRHVPPQRLHFSVEDGFYVHGLKSVRNPESLELEFTKDLTQRHPVEFFFKDAEGRRHFFSSAGPMFLLGTDRMGRDLFSRIMYGARVSMTLGLVGVFLSIVLGSILGTISGYWGGWVDNLIQRIIEILSAFPDIPLWMALGAALPPGWSSIQIYFGITIILSIIRWGGLARQVRGKVLAYRESDFVMAARAAGAGHWHIITRHLLPGCYSHIIVIATLAIPGMILGETALSFLGLGIRPPMTSWGVLLEEAQRVTVLLHYPWLIFPAVPVLIVVIAFNFLGDALRDAADPYSD, encoded by the coding sequence ATGGAACCTACAATTGAGACTGGGGAAGAAGTTAAAGATGCAGGGGAAGTAGGACAATTAAGTTATCGTCAACTCATCTGGCGACGGTTTCGCAAAAATCGGATGGGGCTTATCGCTGGTGTCCTCCTGCTGCTCTTCTATATTCTTGCGATCGGTGCAGATTTCTTCGCACCCTATCACTATAACGAAATTAACATGCGACTGCGGCACGTGCCGCCCCAACGCCTCCATTTCTCAGTCGAAGATGGCTTCTATGTGCACGGGTTAAAATCTGTCCGCAACCCAGAAAGTCTTGAGTTAGAATTCACTAAGGATTTAACGCAGCGGCATCCCGTTGAATTCTTCTTTAAGGATGCGGAGGGCAGAAGACATTTCTTCAGTTCCGCCGGTCCCATGTTCCTGTTAGGTACCGATCGGATGGGACGCGACCTGTTTTCACGGATCATGTACGGCGCGCGCGTCTCAATGACGCTCGGCTTGGTCGGTGTGTTTCTGAGTATCGTCCTCGGTTCTATCCTCGGCACGATATCTGGATACTGGGGCGGATGGGTGGACAACCTGATCCAACGTATTATTGAAATCCTTTCGGCATTCCCGGACATCCCACTGTGGATGGCACTCGGTGCCGCACTGCCACCCGGTTGGTCGAGCATCCAAATCTACTTCGGAATTACGATCATTTTGTCGATTATACGTTGGGGTGGTTTGGCACGACAGGTGCGCGGTAAGGTCTTGGCGTATCGGGAGAGCGATTTCGTGATGGCAGCACGCGCCGCAGGCGCGGGACATTGGCACATCATCACAAGGCACTTATTACCCGGATGTTATAGCCATATCATCGTTATCGCCACGCTCGCTATCCCCGGTATGATCTTGGGCGAGACCGCTCTCAGTTTCTTGGGATTGGGCATCCGTCCCCCGATGACGAGTTGGGGTGTTCTGCTGGAAGAGGCACAACGCGTCACCGTGCTGCTCCATTATCCGTGGCTCATTTTCCCTGCTGTTCCAGTACTCATCGTCGTCATCGCTTTCAACTTCTTAGGAGATGCCCTCCGCGATGCCGCGGATCCATACTCAGATTAA
- a CDS encoding ABC transporter permease: MITYIIRRCLIAIPTLLAISIISFIIIQLPQGDYLDREIQRLEEEFGDSSSLAHVEELRARYGLNEPLWKRYFIWIGGFVRGNFGESFEYRREVHELIWDRIAFTLMISVGSLIFTYVVAIPLGVYSATHQYKWSDNFLTFLSFVGMSIPAFLLALSLMVFAFDIFGVPLFGLFSAYYEGAPWTWGKLNDLFKHLWIPVIVVGINGTASLMRIMRGNLLDVLGQPFVQTARAKGLKEIVVVSKHAVRIAINPLISILGMSLPGILSGSAIVSIVLGLPTVGPILLRSLLNEDIYLAGTLIMMLSLLLVIGNLLADIALAWVDPRIRYE, translated from the coding sequence ATAATTACCTATATCATTCGCCGATGTTTGATCGCAATTCCGACACTCTTGGCGATTTCTATTATCTCTTTTATTATTATCCAGCTCCCGCAAGGCGATTACCTCGACCGAGAAATTCAGCGGTTGGAAGAGGAGTTTGGCGATAGCAGCTCACTGGCACATGTTGAAGAATTACGGGCACGCTACGGCTTGAACGAACCTTTGTGGAAACGCTATTTTATCTGGATCGGTGGTTTTGTACGTGGCAACTTCGGCGAGTCGTTTGAATATAGGCGAGAAGTTCACGAACTGATATGGGATAGGATAGCCTTTACCCTGATGATTTCTGTTGGATCGCTCATCTTTACTTATGTTGTTGCTATCCCACTCGGTGTCTATTCCGCAACGCATCAATACAAGTGGTCGGATAACTTTCTCACCTTCCTCAGTTTTGTCGGGATGTCAATACCAGCGTTTCTCTTAGCACTATCGTTGATGGTATTTGCGTTTGACATCTTCGGTGTTCCCCTGTTTGGACTGTTCTCCGCTTACTATGAGGGCGCACCGTGGACCTGGGGCAAACTGAACGACCTTTTCAAACATCTCTGGATTCCTGTCATCGTTGTCGGGATTAATGGGACAGCAAGCCTAATGCGGATTATGCGCGGCAATTTGCTTGATGTTCTGGGACAACCTTTCGTCCAAACGGCACGAGCGAAAGGACTTAAGGAAATCGTCGTGGTGAGTAAACATGCGGTGCGGATTGCGATCAACCCACTCATCAGTATTTTAGGAATGAGCCTACCGGGCATTCTCTCCGGTTCAGCGATTGTCTCAATTGTCTTGGGCTTACCGACAGTCGGACCGATTCTCTTGCGCAGTCTATTAAACGAGGACATCTATCTCGCGGGGACGTTAATTATGATGTTGAGTCTCCTTTTAGTTATTGGCAACCTGCTTGCAGACATAGCCCTCGCTTGGGTGGATCCGAGGATTCGCTATGAATGA
- a CDS encoding ABC transporter substrate-binding protein yields the protein MHKTTGTFQSALNYIKLLFILPILILGCSGGQLEDTSDFPSGVEAKEAPMWAKQVEAGKLPPLSERLPQNPLVAKTDYDGYERPGPYGGTWHRFHTHPDLGTWKMTAGYAPLIRWKFDASGLEPGLAEAWEFNEDGSMLTLHLRKGVKWSDGHPYTSASFAFYYELCLDDRHKYSPPVWCKVNGIPMEVETPDDHTIVMKFAGPNWLVPLWLATGFWWCNQYNIPKHHMMQFHPDGNAEYADFIQFEKANIPHQNPERPTLWPWRVIKYEKGGFRVELERNPYYYVVDTLGRQLPYIDRVKTSLVPEPQVRVLKILAGEIDCQYRGMELRDLALYLKGQEKGGYKVRRWKSTAGAQPAILINWTAPDPVLRKIIRDQRFRKALAYGIDRVKCNEIAWRGLLEPQAATVSQEGWHFADEDGQALFEEWKRADADFDIDAGNRLLDEMGLTARDKNGYRLRPDGDPIEILMDVPSSNLNSQENDIGLIIQDGWEELGLKTLLYTPPGAELSLRRTLGKFTISMHGEAEMDLFTYPDWVFPTLPKYWHPKVGKWYETDGEKGEPATGPLKKLLDLYDEIKREPDEKQRHQYVRDAVRIHIDEGPFHLGSAARSPSLLVVADHFHNVPNDGILGPWAIVTPATSYPEQCWLSKE from the coding sequence ATGCATAAAACAACAGGAACTTTCCAATCTGCCCTGAATTATATTAAACTACTGTTCATCTTACCCATTCTTATTCTTGGGTGTTCAGGCGGTCAATTAGAAGACACCTCCGATTTTCCAAGTGGGGTTGAGGCGAAAGAGGCACCGATGTGGGCAAAACAGGTCGAGGCGGGTAAACTCCCACCGCTTTCAGAACGGCTCCCCCAAAATCCGCTCGTTGCTAAAACCGATTACGACGGATACGAACGTCCCGGTCCATACGGTGGGACATGGCACCGGTTTCACACACATCCGGATTTAGGGACGTGGAAGATGACAGCAGGGTATGCACCCCTCATCCGATGGAAATTTGATGCCTCTGGTCTGGAACCCGGTCTTGCCGAAGCGTGGGAGTTTAACGAAGACGGCAGTATGTTGACCTTACATCTCCGTAAAGGGGTCAAATGGTCGGATGGACACCCTTATACATCAGCCTCATTTGCTTTCTATTATGAACTCTGTCTTGATGACCGGCACAAGTACAGCCCACCGGTTTGGTGCAAGGTAAACGGCATCCCGATGGAGGTCGAAACTCCTGATGACCACACAATTGTAATGAAATTCGCCGGTCCCAACTGGCTCGTACCGCTTTGGCTGGCAACCGGATTTTGGTGGTGTAATCAGTATAACATTCCCAAACACCACATGATGCAGTTTCATCCAGATGGCAACGCCGAATATGCCGATTTCATTCAATTCGAGAAAGCGAACATCCCACATCAGAACCCGGAGCGTCCAACGTTGTGGCCCTGGCGGGTGATAAAATACGAAAAGGGAGGCTTCCGCGTTGAATTGGAGCGCAACCCGTATTACTACGTCGTTGATACACTCGGCAGACAACTCCCTTACATCGACAGGGTCAAGACAAGTTTGGTTCCCGAACCCCAAGTGCGCGTGCTCAAAATCCTCGCTGGCGAAATCGACTGCCAGTACCGTGGGATGGAACTCCGTGATCTCGCACTTTATCTGAAAGGACAGGAGAAGGGCGGTTATAAGGTTCGCCGATGGAAAAGCACTGCCGGAGCGCAACCTGCTATTCTAATTAATTGGACTGCCCCCGATCCTGTCTTAAGAAAAATCATCCGCGACCAACGATTCCGAAAGGCACTCGCTTATGGCATTGACCGTGTGAAATGTAACGAAATCGCATGGCGCGGCTTGCTGGAACCGCAGGCGGCAACTGTCAGCCAAGAAGGGTGGCATTTTGCCGATGAGGATGGGCAAGCTCTCTTTGAGGAATGGAAACGAGCCGACGCTGATTTTGATATTGATGCGGGAAACCGTCTCTTAGATGAAATGGGACTCACAGCGCGTGATAAAAATGGTTATAGGCTGCGTCCAGATGGGGACCCGATTGAAATACTCATGGATGTACCAAGTTCCAATCTTAACAGCCAAGAGAATGACATCGGGTTGATTATTCAGGACGGATGGGAGGAACTCGGCTTAAAAACGCTGCTCTACACACCTCCGGGTGCCGAATTGAGTTTACGTCGCACACTCGGCAAATTCACAATCAGTATGCACGGTGAGGCGGAAATGGATCTCTTTACGTATCCCGATTGGGTGTTTCCGACACTCCCGAAGTACTGGCACCCCAAGGTAGGGAAATGGTATGAAACAGACGGTGAAAAGGGCGAACCTGCCACCGGACCTCTAAAAAAGTTGCTTGATTTATACGATGAGATTAAGCGCGAACCCGATGAAAAACAGCGACATCAGTATGTCCGGGACGCCGTCAGGATTCATATTGATGAGGGACCCTTTCACCTCGGTTCTGCAGCGCGTTCGCCATCGCTCTTGGTTGTAGCGGATCATTTTCACAATGTGCCTAACGACGGCATTTTAGGACCGTGGGCAATTGTCACACCCGCGACCAGTTATCCTGAACAGTGTTGGCTGTCTAAGGAATAG